In the genome of Pseudomonas putida, one region contains:
- a CDS encoding pilus assembly protein, giving the protein MSESLNQTYLAITRNEEDLRWLQGALAPLGQVIGASGGSLDELLALVDVTFSNLLFIGLDREQLINQCALIEGVLEAKPMLAIVALGDGMDNQLVLHAMRAGARDFVAYGSRASEVAGLVRRLGKRLPAVTSNPSLGGLTVLYGAQAAADGALLTTHLARVVQESGQQALLLDLGLPRGDSLALLGLDASFYFGDALRHLRRLDGTLIDSAFPRDKGGLRILAYADSDDPLQQTSAAELYMLLSALRQHFQHIVVNLTGQADNDALRTIVSHCDKLIIYTDQNILDCRRNLEVLEQWRDRGVKLDHAVLLVDRYLRNVAPDADTLAKRYGLTLLKALPYSPEMRLNAKNQGLSLFELAPRESLTQALHYLGERLARRSEHLAKPTATTWLRRLWSHK; this is encoded by the coding sequence ATGAGCGAGAGCCTGAACCAGACCTACCTGGCCATCACCCGCAACGAGGAGGATCTGCGCTGGCTGCAGGGCGCGCTGGCCCCGCTCGGCCAGGTGATCGGAGCCAGCGGCGGCAGCCTCGACGAGTTGCTGGCGTTGGTTGATGTGACCTTCAGCAACCTGCTGTTCATTGGTCTGGACCGCGAGCAGTTGATCAACCAGTGCGCGTTGATCGAGGGGGTGCTGGAGGCCAAGCCGATGTTGGCCATCGTGGCCCTGGGCGATGGCATGGACAACCAACTGGTGCTGCACGCCATGCGCGCCGGTGCCCGGGACTTCGTCGCCTATGGTTCGCGCGCCAGCGAGGTCGCAGGCTTGGTGCGGCGCCTGGGCAAGCGCCTGCCGGCGGTCACCAGCAACCCAAGCCTGGGCGGGTTGACAGTGCTCTACGGCGCCCAGGCCGCTGCCGATGGCGCGTTGCTGACCACCCACCTGGCGCGGGTGGTGCAGGAAAGCGGCCAGCAAGCCTTGCTGCTGGACCTTGGCCTGCCGCGCGGTGACAGCCTGGCCTTGCTCGGGCTGGACGCATCGTTCTATTTCGGCGATGCGCTGCGCCATCTGCGTCGGCTCGATGGCACCCTCATCGACAGCGCCTTCCCACGTGACAAGGGCGGTCTGCGCATCCTTGCCTATGCCGACAGCGACGACCCGTTGCAACAAACCAGCGCGGCCGAGCTGTACATGTTGCTCAGCGCCCTGCGCCAGCACTTCCAGCACATCGTGGTCAACCTCACCGGGCAGGCCGACAACGATGCCTTGCGCACCATCGTCAGCCATTGCGACAAGCTGATCATCTACACCGACCAGAACATTCTCGATTGCCGGCGCAACCTGGAGGTGCTCGAGCAGTGGCGTGACCGGGGCGTCAAGCTCGACCATGCCGTGCTGCTGGTGGACCGCTACCTGCGCAACGTGGCGCCCGACGCCGATACCTTGGCCAAGCGCTACGGCCTGACCTTGCTCAAGGCGTTGCCCTATAGCCCGGAGATGCGCCTGAACGCCAAGAACCAAGGCCTGAGCCTGTTCGAACTGGCCCCCCGGGAGAGCCTGACCCAGGCCCTGCATTACCTCGGCGAGCGACTGGCGCGGCGCTCGGAGCACCTGGCCAAGCCCACCGCCACCACCTGGCTGCGCCGCCTGTGGAGCCATAAATGA